A single genomic interval of Lathyrus oleraceus cultivar Zhongwan6 chromosome 7, CAAS_Psat_ZW6_1.0, whole genome shotgun sequence harbors:
- the LOC127106331 gene encoding germin-like protein subfamily 1 member 17: MKVLYFLVSILALASVSFAYDPSPLQDFCVAIKDPKDGVFVNGKFCKDPALVKAEDFFKHIDPGNPVNALGSQVTPVFVDQLFGLNTLGISLARIDFAPKGLNPPHIHPRGTEILTVLEGTLYVGFVTSNQDKNRLFTKVLNKGDVFVFPIGLIHFQLNVGYGNAVAIAGLSSQNPGVITIANALFKSNPPISDEVLTKAFQVDKSIIDYLQGQTWYDNN, from the exons ATGAAAGTTCTTTACTTCCTTGTTAGCATTTTGGCTTTGGCATCCGTTTCCTTTGCTTATGACCCAAGCCCTCTCCAAGACTTTTGTGTTGCAATCAAAGACCCTAAAGATGGTG TATTTGTGAACGGAAAGTTCTGTAAAGATCCTGCGCTAGTTAAAGCTGAAGATTTCTTCAAACATATTGATCCTGGGAATCCCGTAAATGCATTGGGCTCTCAAGTGACTCCAGTATTTGTAGACCAACTGTTTGGACTAAACACACTTGGAATATCTTTGGCTCGCATTGATTTTGCACCTAAAGGTTTAAATCCACCCCACATTCACCCTCGAGGGACTGAGATCCTTACCGTTCTCGAAGGCACTCTTTATGTTGGATTTGTCACTTCCAATCAAGATAAAAATCGTCTTTTCACCAAAGTTCTCAACAAGGGAGATGTGTTTGTGTTCCCAATCGGTCTAATTCACTTTCAACTAAATGTGGGATATGGCAACGCTGTTGCCATCGCTGGACTTAGCAGTCAAAATCCAGGAGTTATCACTATTGCAAATGCTTTATTTAAATCTAATCCCCCTATTTCTGACGAGGTTCTTACTAAAGCTTTTCAAGTTGATAAGAGTATCATTGATTATCTTCAAGGACAGACTTGGTATGACAATAACTAG